A stretch of DNA from Glycine max cultivar Williams 82 chromosome 18, Glycine_max_v4.0, whole genome shotgun sequence:
ttttataatttagtagtttttacttttcattcttataattttttttttttagtccatacaaattatatttatttatttatttcttaaaatattacatagaacactttttttttactatttaaaggATCatctaaaacatttaaaaataaaaaaagataatttataagaactaaaatcaattattaattttgtaaagatAAAAAGTAAGAAATCATTAAActggactaaaaaaatatttaaacattttcataataattgtGCCATTCTATCATGAAGAATTAATGAATAGGATTGCTGCTCTTCTGAACGGAAACACTAAAGGAGAAAATTAAACGAAATTTATTATGACGTgcattcatatattattttaattcttaaaagagtaattgaCAAAGCAACCAAAaatggttatatatataaaaaaaaaacaagttataaaaaaaccaaaaaaatgaaaagtaattaataagaaaaagatatttatttatttttaattgactcACCTTCCAGTTAAAAAAACTTCTAACCAAATTGGTCACAGGTTTGAGTTCAATTTGTCTCCTCAAGCTGAGGTAAGTAAAGTTTTTCATACCTTCTTGGATTTGTAGTCACCCtcttctcatatatatatatatatatatatatatatatatatatatatatatacacacattacCAAGttgtttcaagaataattctactgcacaatatttttttcctgcAATTGTAGTAACGACATTTTTACTATTGGAACTCAACAAATCTTTGTATTTGGTGGTCAGTAGGCTAAATTACTCGATATCCAGATAATCTTGTAAGAATAATTAAGATAGtatcaaaattatatctttttttataataaagataACCTCTAAATCCAAAAAGGATTTATCACATGAGAggaaagataatataaaattatatatttttttaattatgttatcttaccgtaaaaattgatattatagaTTTAATTTCACCTTTATAAAAGAGGATATCAAGAATAATTAAGATAGGAtcaaaattatatcttttataataaagataATCCTTAAATTCAAAAAAGATTTATCACATCCTTAAATTCAAAAAAGATTTATCACATGAGagaaaagataatataaaattatatatttttctaattatgcTATCTTACagtaaaaattgatattatagaTCTAATTTCGCCTCTATAAAAGAGGATATCAAGATTTCAATAAGCCAACTTTactctaatttattttagatattGGTTATTACTAGCATCAAAGTGTCTTTGCTTAGGAGGAGCTCACATGAGAATACACAGGCAGAAGATTCTGCCAAATTCAAtaagaatataatttaaatttaaaatatttgaattatttgaatgatataaattattttgaatttataattaacaacttaaattataatataacgtTTTTTTATGGACCACATGAATGAGTTGTGTATGATCATTTAATACAAGGTTATTTTTAGCTATTGGTAAAAAACAGGTATGTTGAATTTGGGCATTATTTATTCGCGTTTAAGTTTTACCAAAATCgagaaaaaatacttatttactgtattaattacattaactatatatttattatatacatttatgtgtttaattaatcaaattttattttctttttttaattgcttATACTGTAATCATTTTGTATAACAAAGACGATAAGAAAATATTGCCATCTACTTCAATTTGTTTATCATGcatattgaattgatttttttttttgttaatgttgattgcttatttgatttattatactattaatgattaaatcgtgtagaaaataattatgcataataaatgccaaaaaaaaaacagatggaATAAATGAggattcaaactttttttttattgaatgaggattcaaacttaaaatttttatatattcacattaTAATATAGGGATGGATTTTCattattgacaaaaaaattattgccaaagttataaattataacataagttttattatgataaaattcCATAGAATAAATATTAGTTAACCTTTTAGTATAAAGGGGGTTGATAATAAAGGATTAGGGGTTGATTTTAGACCTCTCACATGCATTTCCCTTGTAactatagttttaaaattttgatatggATTGAACCAATAAAACTTTTGAGTAATGATGTGATTAGTTtaaccaattaattaatttatagttgAAGTACgattaaatcataattaaaccaaataatgttcaaatcaaaatcataatacTCCAatccatataaaaaattatggataataataatgaacctctctctctctttttctctttttttttattacatctctctctatttctctaattttttttcaagttataTTAGTCAATCAAAAGTATATTACACGAAAAGAAAACCAAGTCAACTAATCAATCATTTAGTCAATCAAAAGTATATTACACGAAAAGAAAACCAAGTCAATTAACCAATCATGGATGATTTTTTTAGGAGAAATATTTCATAATCATAAcctaaaaaattccaaaaatatttGCCTTTTTGTAAGGTTCAAGGGAAATTAATCACATGTGTTAATGTTATGTTATTACGCCACATCACATCATACATGCCAGTGATGCAATCGCCAGTTACGGTGGTCTACGCTAACACACAATGAAGAAACAGATTCCATTGGATTCgcagaaaagaagaaaactatGACAAAAACATTTTACTTTGGCgcgtcagaaaaaaaaaaaattgtgttacaTTAAAAGTCACAACAACaaccttaatttttcaaaataacacCCACACCATACAAGATCATCGTGCAAAGCAAACCCATTTCGTGtttcttatctttctttatctctttcttaTCAACTAACTATATCATTATCCACTAAACAAAAGGTAACTTATCCTTATGATTAATTGATCATGATTATGATCATGATCGTCTCTGCCACTGataaacttgttttacttggattTGATTTcgatttttcattgtttttggtCAACAGAttatacacaaaacaaaactgaAGGCTGTGCTTTGCTCTGCTtctgaatgaagaaaatgaagacacATAGTCGTGTAGGCTACTTTTTCCTTcaatcatatattattattattgcaatAGAATCAATTTTTGTTTGCATTCGTGTTGTTTGATGTTTATCTTTGCTGTTTTTTCTCTGGTACTGtttcatttgttttgttttggtatAGTCGTCTCcaagttcttcttcttctttttaatttgtttagcaGAACTATGAATTGTGTATGTGGCCCTTACAATGCAGGGTTGTAGAGgttgaaatattaaaatgttatcatagtttttaatttattattactttttcatCTAACCTTTTTTCCCTCTTATCTAGTACCAGGACAATTTGGATTCTGATTCAAAGAGTAAGAGATTATGCTTCTGTGGAATCGTTCCAGCGGTTTCTTTACTTTGTGTTGTCTTGCTTTTCTCGACTTTATTCTTTGCACAACGCTACAACGAGGTATATAAATAAATCCTTACCTTAGGATTAAACAGTGAAATAGTTTTCATGCAGTGTTGTTTCAAAATTACTATTTCATCTGCCAGTTGAATTTGGTTGACCTGGTTGACTTTTTTTCACCATAAATGTAAATTTGGTTTCATTCCATGGATCCTTTGGGGATGGATGCTTGTTGATCAAATACCAAATTGAATTTGACTTTGACTTTGATTAAATAGGGATTCAGATTCCTCCAAAATTTGAACATGAAGTATGATAGTTTTGGTTTTGTACTGCAGAAACTATTAAGGTGGAAAATGAACatcaagaaattgaaaaatgacaaTTGCAAGGTTCATTCTCTTTCTCAGCATGTAAATTAGAAAGTATTTGAGTCATTGATAGTCTACTGTTTGGGATGTTCATCTTAGATGCTTATATTTGCTTATTTTGCTTAGTAGAACCAGTGCAGGACTGGTGGAAGTCATGCATTACCTGAAGGCATAATCTCCAACACTTCTGATTTGGAAATGCGGCATTTGTGGGATCTTCCTATGACTAAGACAATAGAGGTGAGTTTCAGTCATTCATGTTTTATCAGGAGAAAATTTGCAATTGCTTACATATTCTGATTTTGTGAGCCTAAGCCTACCATTAACCTCTACAATTTCTACACTCTATATAGATATTTTAGTGTAAAGTTATTGACATAGGCTAAGTAGTCTCTTCAATTGAGTTCAGCCTCAGTTTGCATTCTCTTTTATGCTATTCTTCTCctagttatttttctttcctcttgtgGTTATGTTTTGACTTGGACACATTTGAACAGAATAAGGAAAATGCATCAACCAATTTGTTTGCAATGGCAGTTGGGATAAAGCAGAAAGATCTTGTGAACAAATTGGTCAAAAAGGTAATTTCAAGGGGTGCTCTGTATAAATTGTTCATTACCAATGTTCTAGTTTGATAAGTGATGACTCTTTCAACCCCAACTTGCAGTTTCTATCAAGCAATTTCGTTGTAATGCTCTTCCACTACGATGGTATTGTTGACGAATggaatgactttgaatggaaTAATCATGTCATTCATGTGGCTGTAGCCAATCAAAGTAAATGGTAGGGGACCTCACATTTCATTACcatcaataatatataaaaaaataattaagttatccTAAAATCCTGTATTCTTGGACACATTATTCTTGACTAGGTGGTTTGCAAAGCGTTTCTTACACCCTGACATAGTTGCAGAATATGGTTATATTTTCCTATGGGATGAGGATCTTGGAGTTGAACACTTCCACCCTGATAGGTATGTTCAATTTATTCTGTAAGCATATAAATGAAGCAAGTACACACTAAATTTGATTATAGCGAATTAAGTAGTTCAAAACTAGCAGTTATAACTtctaaataattgaaaaagttCATACATTAGTACAACATCTTTAGGACTAGTGGCTGATATTTTATACTTGAATGATTTTAGGTATGTTTCTATTATAAAAAGTGAAGGACTGGAAATATCACAACCAGCACTTGATAGTAACAAATCAGAGGTACATCATCAGATTACTGCACGTGGGAGGAGGTCGAATGTGCACAGGTTCTACTGTTTATCCTTTTTTCTGTTGTCGACAATGATTTTGTTTGTATTAtaagaaacataattttttttgtctcatcACAGTAACTACAGTTAACTAAAGAACACAGATAGTTTCACCTTTATGAAGGATAGCTGGTTCCCATTATCTCATTAGTTAGACCATGGGTTACCATCAACACTATGCACTCTGCAACATGTACTTCttcgttttgttttttttgttataaaggCAGTTAATAGTTTAGTTACTTAGTGTCTCTCtttgatttgaattttggtggaattgattttgataaaattcGCTTTAATTTCATCTATAGTTTTACATTAATTAGAATGCGTGTCACGGTGTAAGAAATTGGTTTTGCTTGTAAAAAGAACAGGTACTCACATAATCTAAATGGAGGCCATGAGTTCAAATTTCCTCAACCTTCGCTAATGAACTTCAATtgataaatcatattaaattagttttgaagCAGATATTTGTGTCAATATTGAGTATGCTTTTGGTCATTGTGTTCGAGCAGAAGGATTTACAAAACTGGTGGTAGTGGCAAACGTTGTGATGAAAGTAGCACTGCTCCTCCTTGCACAGGGtaaattgtttttgtaaattctaATTTAATGTGGATTCCCTTTATACTACTATAGTTTAAGAAAGCTTCACCAATTGTTTCAGGTGGGTTGAAATGATGGCTCCTGTTTTCTCAAGAGCTGCTTGGCGTTGCGTTTGGTATATGATCCAGGTGCACCATTCTCTCATTTGAATGTTACTGCTGAAGCATTACTATTAGATTACTTTATTTATTCATCATTTGTGGTTTACTTTATTTTACAGAATGACTTGATCCATGCATGGGGTCTAGATATGCAGCTAGGCTACTGTGCTCAGGCATGTTAAAAGCTCCTTAATTTTTGGTTCAGTTTGATGAGTTATTCCAATTCTACTTGTTGAATATTCCCCTGGTGGCATTCTCTtgttttcttcttattattatttatactttCTAGTTTAATATGATCTTATTTATGGTTACTAGGGTGATCGAACAAAAAATGTTGGTGTTGTGGATGCTGAATACATAGTCCACTACGGTCATCCTACTCTTGGAGGCTTAGATGTGAATGAGGTAAGAAATATGGCATCTCTATTGCAGAGTTTTGCATTGTGCAAATGCTTGTACTCCTATAGTTTGCAATGATTATGATTTGTGGTATGCTTTTTATATGGAACAATTGTGCCTCTAATTCTACTGAAATTTATCTGACTTTGCAGGTTTCATCTCGGACAAAGGATCATAGAGTTGATGTAAGTCTGTCTTGTCACAATTTTTTAGCCCAAACCATTGGCACATGCTTACGTTTACTAATGTTAAAATCACAATGCATTTTTCTGCTCCAAAATCACTCATCCAGTTAGGTTCAGAATCCATTTTTGTGAATAATTCTTTTTGGATGGACTTATGCTTGGttgtttgataggaaataaaaacattttttaattctaGTGTTATGCATGCACATTACCCCAATGCAAATATCTGAAGATATGGAAAATGACATGTTTGGTTTTATTGAATTGAAAACCTTGATTTAGGCACTAGTCACCTTCAATGACAATCACCCTCTCTAATGTCATTATCTGCCTTTTGACAGTTAGCTCAAATGATCATTTGTTTACCTCCATAATTAAATTTCTAATTATCAGATGATAGTGAACTCTTTTATGTatatagcattttttttatgaggaaatttttatgttatttcttaattagttgCGAATTTTGCCatccaatttttaaaaacaaaaaatgtttaattataatataggaGACATAGtgtcaaaaattttaaaattaaatgacaaaatttgcaaaaacataaaaaatgagtgATAAAATGTACAGCTAAGCCTTGTatctaaataattttgtaattaacttGTTACTACttactaatattattttgtatatgGTTCAGGTGAGGAGACTGTCTTACCGTGAATTACAAGTTTTTAGAAAACGATGGCAGAAGGCAGTTGAGGAGGATGATTGTTGGGTCGATCCATTTCAATAACAAATACTGATAGTCAAAATTGTGTatagattttatgaaaatacACAAATATGTAAGGAGAAGCAAATTCAATTGGCAGATAAAACAAATGTTGATCATGGAGAGGGGAGTAGTTAAAAAAGCCTAGAGGAGTTTTTTTAGCATCTCAAGGGCAAGCATGACTTCATGGGGAAAAAATTCTTCTCAATTGAGTTTGGTGCATTTTTGTTTaacctttcattttttaatagtttcCAAATGGAATTGTTTATTCTGTCCTTTGCTAAAAATACGAAATTTTCTCCACCTTATGCAAATTTCTATTACCCTtacttcatattttatattcgTTGTGTttgtaaaaatagtttaattaattatttgttttgaagttcttattaaatttattattgtttaattattaaacaaatGTTGACCATGACCTACTAATAAAAAATCCGTtaaagcaaataaatattttctgtcTGGAAGAAGAGATCCTCACGTTTATTATCTGATAATTCTATCTtgatcaagattttttttccaaaaaagatACATTTGATTGGCTccgagaaataattttttaaaaatgataaatgagaAAATCTAATAGCaaaatcttttttcatttttttccataGATGTGATGTGAATTCCATGCTCATCGTCAACAAGGCTCTGCTATGTAGTGGAAATTCTTACTGCAAATGTTTCTTTCACACTAAGGTCAACTATCAATCCCTCCTAAAGTCTCGGCTACAATTCTCTGGTATCAAATTATTGAATCAAAGTCCGTGAATGgtcattatttcatttattcaCAATTAAGACTAAAAACACATAACATGGCATACAATCAATAATACATGGCAAGGGAAACATTTAAGATTCGTGTGGTACATGAAATCAATATTGTAGTTTAAACCTTTTAATTCTAATTCCAATTGTCAGAATTCAAATTACTTCAACTTGATGATTTACATGTTTGActtgtacaaaaaaaaagtgaaattacCTTCCATGttgaattctaattttaatttgagattACTAACCCAAAGTAATCATAGATGAAATCATGTTATACTTAAGTAAGAAAATGATACGCAAGAggcaaaaataatgataatggtAATGGTAGAGATGAAGTGATGAGGATAATAATTGATGATTAGGTTTAGATTTAGCATAATGGTGTAAGGTCTCGTTATATTTACATGAGAGAAACAATCTATTTAGCTGGAGAATCTATATTCAATTTCTTTATAGTCCAAATTCTTTTTGGGCTAACAACAATTATATACTGCAAGCGTGATTAATCTTAATCTTTAATCCAATGGATTAGAGAACACCCGTAGTCtctaacataaaaaaaacaaaaaattatgaattatgtttcAAATTGTAGAAGTAAGATTGGCCATGGGCATATGGACCAATTTGACAGTATAAACTCAGTCCATGATGAATTACCAAAACAAAAGACCAATCATATTGAATTAAGTAATTAATCACGAATCATGTTTATGTGAAAAGgacatttttgaaagaaaaaaaaaattaaagaacgcGTGGGTAATATAAATAGCAAATTTGATAGTGTTAATAGTTGCTCCCAAATTAGTAACCCAGTTTCGCTCACATGTTAGCGAGCTAGCCCAattgattaataaatatattaattttttttaaagttaggggaatataataaatattaaaatgaactaaaataacatttaaaaaaaaaagaactggCCCCTTAATTTAGTCATTTTCCCACAATTAACCTCTAATTTAAATGACCCAACCCAAAAACCCAACCTTTTAACCGACCCATATTTTTAATAACCTTGACTTGCATAACATGTCAACCAACAAACTTACCCTTTATTTATGTATCAGAAAGACATACTCTTTATTTGTTTGGACAGAATAGGAGTAGAAGAAAATAGGAAAGAGAGAGATAAGTaagagtatttaatttttactgtttgattgagaaaataaataaaaagaaagtttatTTTGTGAATCCTACAAAaagtacttttttatttttttctaaggaAATAAAAAACAGTTCTCTCCCCCAAATTGGTATGAAATGGGGAAATGATCactctttcattttttccaatttcttaaaaaaaatttacaacataattttttttaaaataataaataattatattagtgaagtaaagaattaaatttttaattaagataaaaatatttttcatataatttatttatttatttatttctatt
This window harbors:
- the LOC100798633 gene encoding uncharacterized protein, coding for MKKMKTHSRYQDNLDSDSKSKRLCFCGIVPAVSLLCVVLLFSTLFFAQRYNEKLLRWKMNIKKLKNDNCKNQCRTGGSHALPEGIISNTSDLEMRHLWDLPMTKTIENKENASTNLFAMAVGIKQKDLVNKLVKKFLSSNFVVMLFHYDGIVDEWNDFEWNNHVIHVAVANQSKWWFAKRFLHPDIVAEYGYIFLWDEDLGVEHFHPDRYVSIIKSEGLEISQPALDSNKSEVHHQITARGRRSNVHRRIYKTGGSGKRCDESSTAPPCTGWVEMMAPVFSRAAWRCVWYMIQNDLIHAWGLDMQLGYCAQGDRTKNVGVVDAEYIVHYGHPTLGGLDVNEVSSRTKDHRVDVRRLSYRELQVFRKRWQKAVEEDDCWVDPFQ